In Leptolyngbya sp. FACHB-261, the following are encoded in one genomic region:
- a CDS encoding class I SAM-dependent methyltransferase, producing the protein MGFGPGIAIRELSRRATHGLVCGVDHSEVMVRQAARRNADAVRAGRVDLRCGSAEHLPAFKEPFDKVLAVNNMGM; encoded by the coding sequence ATTGGCTTTGGACCAGGGATCGCGATCCGGGAGCTGAGCCGTCGGGCGACGCACGGTCTTGTGTGTGGCGTCGATCACTCGGAAGTCATGGTCCGGCAAGCGGCTAGGCGTAACGCAGACGCCGTACGCGCAGGCCGTGTAGATCTGCGCTGCGGTTCAGCCGAGCACCTTCCGGCGTTCAAGGAGCCGTTTGACAAGGTCTTGGCCGTGAACAACATGGGCATGTAG
- a CDS encoding GYD domain-containing protein, whose product MATYIVLGQWTQQGMRDIKESASRLAANKELFATFGVELKGAYLVLGQYDFVMIVDAADDETIAKLLLIVGSKGSVRTETLRAFAENEYQEIIESLP is encoded by the coding sequence ATGGCAACTTATATTGTGTTAGGTCAGTGGACACAACAGGGTATGAGAGATATCAAGGAGAGTGCCTCTCGACTCGCTGCCAATAAAGAACTCTTTGCTACTTTTGGGGTTGAATTGAAAGGAGCTTACTTAGTGCTAGGACAGTATGATTTTGTTATGATTGTTGACGCAGCGGACGATGAGACAATCGCTAAATTGCTCCTTATCGTAGGTTCGAAAGGTAGCGTCCGTACTGAAACTCTTCGAGCTTTTGCAGAGAATGAGTATCAGGAAATTATAGAATCGTTGCCCTAA
- a CDS encoding response regulator yields MGELTLEGAGSEASIKSQQAETAATVYRNDGNVISGSLVRGAKVTANVVAEAVTPRVIKQAGRTTILWVDDNPNNNIYERQSMEALGISFVLATSTEEALDRLNRQQFDAIISDMRRPPDPQAGYMLLEKLRSTGDHTPFIIYAGSRDSEHVAESRRRGAIGCINNPSALFEMLLSSLGRRV; encoded by the coding sequence TTGGGAGAGTTAACTCTTGAAGGGGCTGGTTCTGAGGCTTCTATCAAAAGCCAGCAAGCTGAAACAGCAGCAACAGTTTATAGAAATGATGGCAATGTGATTTCCGGCAGCTTAGTAAGAGGTGCTAAAGTCACAGCCAATGTAGTTGCTGAAGCAGTTACTCCTAGAGTAATTAAGCAGGCAGGCAGGACAACGATTCTTTGGGTTGATGACAATCCTAATAACAATATCTATGAACGGCAATCAATGGAGGCATTAGGGATTAGTTTTGTATTGGCAACATCAACAGAAGAAGCATTAGACAGATTAAATCGACAACAGTTTGACGCAATTATTTCAGATATGAGACGACCTCCTGACCCACAAGCAGGGTACATGCTACTTGAGAAGTTACGGTCAACGGGTGATCACACACCATTTATTATTTATGCAGGTTCAAGAGATTCAGAACACGTTGCAGAATCGCGGAGACGAGGAGCTATTGGCTGCATCAATAATCCAAGCGCCTTGTTTGAGATGCTTCTGTCTTCGCTAGGCCGGAGAGTCTAA
- a CDS encoding N-acetyltransferase encodes MEDVIKLRVATPEDYGFLYALHCTTMHDYIEATWGWDEVWQQSYFKQHLRPEANQIIVLNGHEIGRVEVDYKEDGVHIGNIQILPEYQSKGIGSLIILKIIRQAQRQEHPVTLQVLKVNPARRLYERLDFVVEGEDDAHFKMKRT; translated from the coding sequence ATGGAAGATGTAATCAAACTTCGCGTTGCTACACCAGAAGATTACGGCTTCTTGTATGCCTTACATTGCACAACTATGCATGATTATATCGAAGCGACTTGGGGCTGGGATGAGGTGTGGCAGCAAAGCTATTTTAAGCAGCATCTCCGGCCTGAAGCCAACCAGATTATCGTGCTGAACGGTCACGAGATTGGGCGTGTTGAGGTGGATTACAAGGAAGATGGAGTGCATATTGGCAACATCCAAATACTGCCTGAATACCAAAGCAAGGGCATTGGCAGTCTCATTATTTTGAAGATTATCCGACAAGCTCAACGGCAGGAGCATCCTGTGACTCTGCAAGTGCTGAAAGTGAATCCCGCACGGCGACTTTATGAGCGGCTGGATTTCGTTGTCGAAGGCGAAGATGACGCGCACTTCAAGATGAAACGCACCTAA
- a CDS encoding macrolide 2'-phosphotransferase, giving the protein MIKETKSKQEVLELAHKHDLTIQENSLQFNESGLDFQVVLATDADGERWILRLPRREDVLPSVDKEKRTLKLIAPLLSVEVPRWTVCTDELIAYRALNGVPTGTIDSEAKAYVWEIDAANPPDQFHESLAKGIASLHQVSIVEAQAIGLPVETPEQARAAMKQKVDAVKNEFGVGEQLWNRWQSWLQKDEVWPKETVLTHGDLHAGHILIDAQVRVTGFIDWTEAAVTDPACDFVAHYRTSGENALNKLISAYAKAGGCVWPKMAEHVIELAASYPIAIAEFALKSGLDEYKQMARQLLGVSDSE; this is encoded by the coding sequence ATGATCAAAGAGACAAAATCGAAGCAAGAAGTGCTTGAGCTAGCCCACAAGCATGATTTAACTATTCAAGAAAATTCACTGCAATTTAATGAATCGGGGCTTGACTTCCAAGTTGTGTTAGCAACGGATGCTGACGGAGAACGCTGGATTTTGCGTCTTCCCCGGCGGGAGGACGTTCTACCATCAGTGGATAAGGAAAAGCGCACGCTGAAACTAATTGCCCCTCTTCTGAGTGTGGAAGTGCCACGATGGACTGTTTGCACAGATGAACTCATTGCTTATCGGGCATTAAACGGTGTGCCAACAGGCACAATCGACTCAGAGGCAAAAGCTTATGTGTGGGAAATTGATGCAGCGAATCCACCCGACCAGTTTCATGAATCGCTGGCTAAGGGGATTGCCTCTCTTCATCAAGTTAGCATTGTAGAAGCACAAGCAATTGGTCTTCCTGTCGAAACCCCTGAACAAGCACGTGCGGCGATGAAGCAGAAGGTAGATGCAGTGAAAAACGAGTTTGGTGTTGGTGAGCAGTTGTGGAACCGTTGGCAATCCTGGCTCCAAAAAGATGAGGTTTGGCCAAAAGAAACAGTGTTAACTCATGGGGATTTACACGCTGGGCATATTTTGATTGATGCCCAAGTACGGGTAACTGGCTTCATTGACTGGACTGAGGCAGCCGTCACTGACCCAGCCTGTGATTTTGTTGCCCACTACCGCACTTCTGGCGAAAACGCTCTGAACAAGCTGATATCAGCATACGCCAAGGCTGGTGGATGCGTTTGGCCGAAGATGGCAGAACACGTCATTGAACTAGCTGCTTCTTATCCCATCGCCATTGCAGAATTTGCACTGAAGTCAGGCTTGGATGAATATAAACAGATGGCTAGACAATTGCTTGGCGTGAGTGACTCGGAGTGA
- a CDS encoding serine hydrolase: MLQSVEQRIERVINNLLPATALEGKFGSPKNLYKRLAHYRTPGISIAVINDFEIEWARGFGVCEAGTTREVIPSTLFQAASISKPVFALAVMRLVQEGRLNLDEDVNTYLTSWSVPPLADWQPQITLRQLLSHTAGLTVHGFPGYRNSEPLPTTVQVLNGEPPANTDKVEVNIIPGLHHRYSGGGTTVAQQVLVDVLGKPFPEVMRELVLDPLGMTNSTYQQPLPNDWLARAATAHLFSSRVPLEGKHHVYPEMAAAGLWTTPSDLAKVGVELMRVLRGSTPAVWSKKTLEEMLRPQQPEQTQGTDESFIGLGNGLFVGLGFFAGGGIGDGFYFFHSGKNKGFVSLMRVYAHIGKGAVVMLNSEEFELMQEVMRSLALEYDWPDVFPPEKITITLPETDLYSGLYSTETGLQFNVTSRDGNLFLQYGQQPPLQFFPTSELEFFSKATNTNIFFEKNDAGNVSAMILSQTGITSLRPQADQRIRAQRQ, translated from the coding sequence ATGCTGCAATCTGTTGAGCAACGTATTGAGCGTGTTATCAATAATCTTTTGCCAGCAACAGCCTTGGAGGGAAAATTCGGTTCGCCAAAAAATCTGTACAAGCGATTGGCGCATTACCGCACACCAGGCATAAGCATTGCGGTCATTAATGATTTTGAAATTGAATGGGCGCGCGGATTTGGGGTGTGCGAGGCTGGAACAACCCGTGAAGTTATACCATCCACATTGTTTCAAGCTGCCTCAATCAGCAAGCCTGTTTTCGCTTTAGCGGTAATGCGTCTTGTGCAAGAGGGGCGGCTTAATCTTGATGAGGATGTTAACACTTATCTCACCTCATGGTCTGTGCCTCCCCTTGCAGACTGGCAACCTCAGATAACGCTGCGCCAACTGTTGAGCCATACTGCTGGCTTAACGGTACATGGCTTTCCTGGCTATCGAAACTCAGAGCCATTACCAACTACGGTTCAAGTTCTCAATGGCGAACCTCCTGCTAATACAGATAAGGTGGAGGTCAATATCATTCCTGGCTTACATCATCGCTATTCGGGCGGCGGCACAACCGTTGCTCAACAGGTATTGGTTGATGTATTAGGCAAACCGTTTCCAGAAGTCATGCGCGAATTGGTGCTCGACCCCTTGGGCATGACCAATAGCACTTATCAACAGCCGCTCCCGAACGATTGGTTAGCAAGGGCAGCAACGGCTCACTTGTTCTCTTCTAGGGTCCCACTTGAAGGAAAGCATCACGTTTATCCTGAGATGGCAGCAGCAGGTTTGTGGACAACTCCATCAGATTTAGCCAAAGTCGGAGTGGAACTGATGCGAGTATTGCGTGGCTCAACTCCCGCCGTTTGGAGTAAAAAAACGCTAGAAGAAATGCTGCGACCCCAACAGCCAGAGCAAACCCAAGGAACAGATGAATCATTTATAGGATTAGGGAATGGATTATTTGTAGGATTAGGATTTTTCGCAGGTGGTGGAATTGGCGATGGTTTCTACTTTTTTCATAGTGGTAAAAATAAAGGATTTGTATCATTGATGCGTGTTTACGCGCATATTGGAAAAGGTGCTGTTGTCATGCTCAACTCGGAAGAATTTGAGCTGATGCAGGAAGTCATGCGATCGCTCGCACTTGAGTATGACTGGCCTGATGTATTTCCACCAGAAAAAATAACTATTACCCTGCCAGAGACTGACCTCTACTCAGGTCTTTACTCAACAGAAACTGGATTGCAATTTAACGTCACAAGCCGTGATGGAAACTTATTCCTACAATATGGGCAGCAACCGCCATTACAGTTCTTCCCCACATCAGAGCTAGAGTTCTTTTCCAAAGCTACAAACACAAACATTTTCTTTGAAAAGAACGATGCAGGTAATGTTAGTGCAATGATATTATCCCAAACAGGTATAACGAGTTTGAGACCACAAGCAGATCAACGAATAAGAGCACAGAGGCAGTAG
- a CDS encoding antibiotic biosynthesis monooxygenase: MPTIEENRFFTPIIEFEVAPENQQAFIDAIADEVERYFKSYVGFISASFHASDDGQRVINYAQWRSKEDWTASGRVPHNDEASAAILEVIKRYGAEPLRGKVGFFRVARVIVKEDDKS, encoded by the coding sequence ATGCCTACAATTGAAGAAAATCGATTTTTCACGCCGATCATTGAATTTGAAGTCGCCCCGGAAAACCAGCAGGCATTCATTGACGCAATTGCCGATGAAGTCGAACGTTACTTTAAGAGCTATGTCGGATTCATTTCAGCGAGTTTCCATGCCAGCGATGACGGGCAGCGAGTGATTAACTACGCTCAATGGCGTTCAAAAGAAGACTGGACTGCATCTGGTCGTGTTCCTCACAACGATGAAGCATCGGCGGCTATTCTTGAAGTTATCAAACGCTACGGAGCTGAGCCGTTGCGAGGGAAAGTCGGTTTCTTTCGTGTCGCGCGAGTAATCGTCAAAGAAGACGACAAATCATGA
- a CDS encoding nucleotidyltransferase domain-containing protein has product MKSEDVLQVVAWLERAEIPVWLDGGWGVDALLSQQTRSHSDLDLVVRLEDASQIEQTLAIYQFAIILNELPTRFVMKDANCRSVDFHTVQQDSSGQLIQVLQDGMPFHYPQDSLAGQGMIDGNVISCITPEAQILFHTGYKPQAKDIHDVRLLQQYFNLPLPEEYVGIVTDLE; this is encoded by the coding sequence ATGAAATCAGAAGATGTTTTGCAGGTTGTGGCCTGGTTAGAGCGGGCAGAGATTCCTGTATGGTTAGATGGCGGTTGGGGTGTCGATGCCCTGTTAAGTCAACAAACACGATCGCACAGTGATCTCGATCTCGTAGTTAGGTTGGAGGATGCTAGTCAGATTGAACAGACCCTCGCTATCTATCAGTTCGCTATCATACTGAATGAGTTACCAACGCGGTTTGTGATGAAAGATGCTAACTGTCGTAGTGTTGACTTTCACACTGTCCAACAGGATAGTAGCGGACAATTGATTCAAGTCCTACAAGACGGCATGCCTTTTCATTATCCACAGGATAGTTTAGCTGGACAGGGCATGATCGACGGCAATGTGATTTCTTGCATCACACCTGAAGCGCAGATACTATTTCACACAGGATACAAGCCCCAAGCAAAAGACATTCATGACGTTCGACTATTGCAGCAATACTTTAATCTTCCACTTCCAGAAGAGTATGTTGGTATTGTGACAGACTTAGAGTAG
- a CDS encoding site-specific integrase, which produces MRLRHFSLRTEKSYIYYIRDFILFQNKRHPKDVGADEIRSYLSHLALERNVSASTDNLTSLAEVKLSSR; this is translated from the coding sequence ATCCGGCTTAGACATTTCAGTCTCAGAACTGAAAAATCTTACATTTATTACATTCGAGATTTCATTCTGTTTCAGAATAAGCGCCATCCTAAGGATGTGGGAGCAGATGAAATCAGGAGTTATTTATCTCATCTCGCGCTTGAGCGAAATGTTTCCGCATCCACTGACAATCTGACAAGCTTGGCTGAAGTCAAATTAAGCTCCAGGTAA
- a CDS encoding M43 family zinc metalloprotease, producing the protein MTVGLPQRRSCGTMSVHYRLLTTDLTYARTRQEIENRALDFARREDVARSGVTTIPVVVHVVYNSGQLEQNISEAQIKSQIDVLNRDFRKQNPDIASIPDAFKSLAGDARIEFELASTDPNGNPTNGITRTATAATAFTQDDQVKSAATGGADPWSTDRYLNIWVCQLGGGLLGYAQFPGGPAATDGVVITHTGFGTTGTAAAPFNLGRTTTHEVGHWLNLRHIWGDDQDEANQCSGSDLVGDTPNQAGPNYGKPAFPSVTCGNGPNGDMFMNYMDYTDDAAMFMFTNEQITRMQATLDSERKSLGSSRPALKSPRVPAKAQITPISRSQDKLDIFVTDNNGVIWTAAWEPKFTDWWHGWWELNGGRAAPGAPVHGVSRSKDKLDVFVTGTDNHVYTAAWEPEFTDWWHGWWKLNGGAAAPGAHVTAVSRAPDKLDVFVVGTDGRVWTAAWEPGFTDWWHGWWPIGDIRVPAGAAIHAVSRSKDKLDIFVTDVNGVVQTAAWEPSFNGWKGWWELKGGRSAPGAPVTAVSRSEDKLDVFVTGVDGRVWTAAWEPGFTDWWHGWWPIGDVVAPAGAPVHAVSRSKDKLDIFVTDVNGVVQTAAWEPSFNGWKGWWELKGGRSAPGAPVTAVSRSKDKLDVFVAGVDGRVWTAAWEPGFTDWWHGWWPIGE; encoded by the coding sequence ATGACTGTTGGCTTACCCCAGCGGCGCAGTTGTGGCACGATGAGTGTTCACTACAGATTGTTAACGACTGACCTGACTTACGCGAGAACTAGACAGGAAATTGAGAACCGTGCGCTTGACTTTGCTAGGCGAGAAGATGTTGCTAGAAGCGGCGTCACGACAATTCCAGTTGTAGTTCATGTTGTTTATAACTCGGGTCAGCTGGAACAGAATATTTCTGAGGCTCAAATTAAAAGTCAGATTGATGTTTTAAATCGTGATTTTCGTAAACAGAATCCAGATATCGCTTCGATTCCTGATGCCTTTAAATCCTTAGCTGGCGATGCTCGCATCGAATTTGAATTAGCCAGCACCGACCCTAACGGCAACCCGACCAATGGGATTACCAGAACTGCAACCGCCGCAACCGCATTTACCCAGGATGACCAGGTGAAATCGGCAGCCACTGGCGGTGCTGATCCTTGGTCAACCGACCGCTACCTGAACATTTGGGTCTGCCAGTTGGGAGGCGGTCTGCTGGGCTACGCTCAGTTTCCGGGTGGCCCTGCGGCAACCGATGGCGTGGTGATTACCCATACCGGCTTTGGCACCACGGGTACGGCAGCGGCCCCTTTTAACTTAGGCAGAACCACAACCCACGAAGTTGGACACTGGCTCAACCTGCGCCACATCTGGGGGGACGACCAAGACGAGGCCAACCAATGCAGCGGCAGCGACCTTGTCGGTGACACGCCTAACCAGGCTGGACCCAACTATGGCAAGCCAGCTTTCCCGAGCGTTACCTGTGGCAATGGCCCTAACGGCGACATGTTCATGAACTACATGGACTACACCGATGACGCCGCCATGTTCATGTTCACCAATGAACAAATCACCCGCATGCAGGCGACGCTGGACTCCGAGCGGAAGTCGCTTGGCAGTAGCCGTCCTGCGCTCAAGAGTCCCCGCGTTCCTGCTAAGGCTCAGATTACGCCGATTTCTCGCAGCCAAGACAAGCTTGATATTTTTGTCACCGACAACAACGGCGTGATCTGGACTGCTGCTTGGGAACCCAAGTTCACCGATTGGTGGCATGGCTGGTGGGAACTCAATGGGGGTCGGGCAGCGCCAGGTGCGCCGGTGCATGGCGTATCGCGCAGCAAGGACAAGTTGGATGTGTTCGTGACTGGCACCGACAACCATGTCTACACCGCTGCCTGGGAACCGGAGTTCACCGACTGGTGGCATGGCTGGTGGAAACTCAATGGTGGGGCCGCGGCACCGGGGGCACATGTCACGGCTGTCTCGCGTGCGCCTGACAAGCTAGATGTCTTTGTTGTGGGTACTGATGGCCGGGTGTGGACGGCAGCCTGGGAACCGGGCTTCACCGATTGGTGGCATGGCTGGTGGCCGATTGGGGATATCCGTGTGCCTGCTGGTGCCGCCATTCATGCCGTGTCGCGTAGCAAAGACAAGCTGGATATCTTCGTCACCGATGTTAATGGCGTGGTTCAGACGGCAGCTTGGGAACCCAGTTTCAATGGTTGGAAAGGCTGGTGGGAACTCAAGGGAGGCCGATCTGCGCCAGGTGCGCCAGTGACGGCTGTCTCTCGCAGCGAGGATAAGCTGGATGTCTTTGTGACGGGCGTGGATGGTCGGGTGTGGACGGCAGCGTGGGAACCGGGCTTCACCGATTGGTGGCATGGCTGGTGGCCGATTGGCGATGTTGTTGCGCCTGCCGGAGCGCCTGTACATGCGGTGTCGCGCAGCAAAGACAAGCTGGATATCTTTGTCACTGATGTTAATGGCGTGGTTCAGACGGCAGCTTGGGAACCCAGTTTCAATGGTTGGAAAGGCTGGTGGGAACTCAAGGGAGGCCGATCTGCGCCAGGTGCGCCAGTAACGGCGGTTTCACGCAGCAAAGATAAGCTGGATGTCTTTGTGGCGGGGGTCGATGGTCGGGTGTGGACAGCAGCGTGGGAACCGGGCTTCACCGATTGGTGGCATGGCTGGTGGCCGATCGGAGAATAG
- the rph gene encoding rifamycin-inactivating phosphotransferase produces the protein MDCYVLGFQEIDQTQVAVVGGKGAHLGELSRIEGIRVPAGFCVPAGFCVTTDAFRRIMAATPTIDARLDRLSRLKPDDREAIRTLSAEIRQTIEAIAIPDDLAAAITRPLARLGEQAAYAIRSSATAEDLPTASFAGQQDTYLNVMGSAAILQHVSRCWASLFTERAVTYRLRNDVDHRKVHMAVVVQQMVFPEAAGILFTADPVTGNRKVSSVEASFGLGEALVSGLVNADVYKVRDGEVIAKAVAAKRLAIQASSAGGTQEQAIEPERQEQPALTDVQVVRLAQLGRRIEAHFGRPQDIEWCLVDDGFQIVQSRPITTLFPIPEGADGENHVYISVGHQQMMTDPMKPLGLSFWQLTTRAPMSEAGGRLFVDVTRRLASPAGRAGLFNVLGKSDPLIKDGLQRVLDRGDFIRPLPDEGPGGPPPVVPSAPSEIDPAIVGELIGRSQASIATAKRDIRTKSGLALLDFILADVQELKRILHDPQSLQAIMAGMEATWWLNDQLQAWLGEKSAADTLAQSVPNNVTSEMGLALLEVADVIRPYPDVVAFLQHVEDESFLEELPRLVGGQKARDAIQSWLDKYGMRCVGEIDITRPRWSEHPTTLVPLILGNIKNFEPGAGNRRFEQGRQEALKKEQELLERLRTLPDGEQKAEETKRMIDRVRTFAGYREYPKYGMVSRYFVYKQALMEEAERLVQARVLGEKEDIFYLTVQELHDVVRTNLVDDGLIRQRKDALRSYRALTPPRVITSDGEAITGAYRRDDVPAGALVGLPVSAGTVEGRARVILDMAEADLEPGDILVTAFTDPSWTPLFIAIKGLVTEVGGLMTHGAVIAREYGLPAVVGVEQATRLIRDGQRIRVHGTDGYVESLP, from the coding sequence ATGGACTGCTACGTGTTGGGCTTCCAGGAGATCGACCAGACGCAGGTCGCAGTCGTTGGCGGCAAGGGCGCGCACCTGGGGGAGCTTTCGCGGATCGAGGGCATTCGCGTGCCGGCTGGCTTTTGCGTGCCGGCTGGCTTTTGCGTGACCACGGACGCCTTCCGGCGGATCATGGCGGCAACGCCGACGATCGACGCTCGGCTCGATCGGCTGTCGCGCTTGAAGCCGGACGATCGGGAGGCGATCCGCACGCTTAGCGCAGAGATCCGCCAGACCATTGAAGCGATCGCCATCCCCGACGATCTAGCGGCAGCGATTACTCGCCCGCTTGCCAGGCTCGGCGAGCAAGCTGCTTACGCCATCCGATCCAGTGCAACGGCGGAGGACTTGCCAACGGCCTCCTTCGCAGGCCAGCAAGATACGTACCTAAACGTGATGGGGTCGGCGGCGATTCTCCAGCACGTCAGCCGCTGCTGGGCCTCGCTGTTTACCGAGCGGGCTGTGACCTACCGCTTGCGGAACGACGTGGACCACCGGAAGGTCCACATGGCCGTGGTCGTGCAGCAGATGGTCTTCCCGGAGGCGGCTGGCATCCTGTTCACCGCTGACCCCGTTACAGGCAACCGGAAGGTCTCCTCCGTGGAGGCCAGCTTTGGTCTCGGCGAGGCCCTGGTCTCCGGCTTAGTGAATGCCGATGTCTACAAGGTGCGAGATGGCGAGGTCATCGCCAAGGCGGTGGCTGCCAAGCGGCTTGCCATCCAGGCCTCGTCGGCTGGCGGGACGCAGGAACAAGCGATTGAGCCCGAGCGGCAGGAGCAGCCAGCGCTGACGGATGTGCAGGTCGTGCGGCTCGCGCAGCTGGGCCGGCGGATCGAAGCGCACTTTGGCCGCCCCCAGGACATCGAATGGTGCCTAGTCGACGATGGCTTCCAGATTGTCCAGAGCCGGCCGATCACCACGCTGTTCCCCATCCCCGAGGGTGCCGATGGAGAGAACCACGTTTACATCTCCGTTGGCCATCAGCAGATGATGACCGATCCGATGAAGCCGCTGGGCCTCTCCTTCTGGCAGTTGACGACCCGCGCGCCGATGTCCGAGGCCGGCGGTAGGCTGTTCGTGGACGTCACCCGGAGGTTGGCTTCGCCAGCGGGCCGCGCTGGCCTCTTCAATGTCCTGGGGAAATCCGACCCGCTGATCAAGGACGGTCTGCAGCGCGTCCTTGATCGCGGCGACTTCATCCGTCCGCTCCCGGACGAGGGACCCGGTGGGCCGCCGCCCGTCGTCCCCTCCGCCCCGAGCGAGATCGACCCGGCCATCGTCGGCGAGCTGATCGGGCGTAGCCAGGCGTCCATCGCCACAGCCAAGCGCGACATCCGGACGAAGTCCGGTCTGGCGCTCCTCGACTTCATCCTGGCGGACGTCCAGGAGCTGAAGCGCATCTTGCACGATCCGCAGAGTCTCCAGGCGATCATGGCGGGGATGGAGGCCACCTGGTGGCTCAACGACCAGCTCCAGGCGTGGCTGGGCGAGAAGAGCGCGGCCGACACGCTCGCGCAGTCCGTCCCCAACAACGTCACATCGGAGATGGGGCTGGCGCTTCTGGAGGTTGCGGACGTGATCCGCCCGTACCCGGACGTAGTGGCGTTCCTGCAGCACGTTGAGGACGAAAGCTTCTTAGAGGAGCTGCCCAGACTCGTGGGCGGTCAGAAAGCACGCGACGCCATCCAGTCCTGGCTCGACAAATACGGTATGCGCTGCGTCGGCGAGATTGACATCACGAGGCCGCGTTGGAGCGAACACCCCACTACGCTCGTGCCCTTGATCCTCGGCAACATTAAGAACTTCGAGCCCGGCGCTGGCAATCGGCGCTTTGAGCAAGGGCGGCAGGAGGCGCTGAAGAAGGAGCAGGAGCTGCTGGAGCGCTTGCGGACCTTGCCGGACGGAGAGCAGAAGGCCGAAGAGACGAAGCGGATGATCGACCGGGTCCGGACCTTCGCGGGGTACCGGGAGTATCCGAAGTACGGCATGGTCAGCCGCTACTTTGTTTACAAGCAGGCCTTGATGGAAGAAGCCGAGCGCCTCGTGCAGGCCCGGGTGCTTGGTGAGAAGGAAGACATCTTCTATCTCACCGTCCAGGAACTCCACGACGTCGTGCGCACGAACCTGGTGGATGACGGGCTCATCCGCCAGCGCAAGGATGCGCTCAGGTCGTACAGAGCGCTCACGCCGCCCCGAGTGATCACATCGGATGGTGAGGCCATCACCGGGGCCTACCGACGCGACGATGTGCCAGCCGGTGCGCTGGTCGGCCTGCCGGTGTCCGCCGGGACCGTTGAGGGGCGGGCTCGCGTCATCCTGGACATGGCGGAGGCCGACCTCGAACCGGGCGACATCTTAGTCACCGCCTTCACGGACCCAAGCTGGACGCCCCTGTTCATTGCGATCAAGGGCCTGGTGACGGAGGTGGGGGGCCTGATGACGCATGGCGCGGTGATCGCACGGGAGTATGGCCTGCCAGCCGTCGTAGGGGTGGAGCAGGCCACCCGGCTGATCCGGGATGGGCAGCGAATCCGCGTGCACGGAACGGACGGTTACGTCGAGAGCCTGCCCTAA
- a CDS encoding VOC family protein, producing the protein MFDHVKFGVSDYAVSKAFFLKALEPLGVAVVSEGPPTYGVELSSPEGKASLCLYQTEEKPAHLHLAFRAENRQQVEAFYRAALESGGKDNGAPGLRPHYHANYYAAFVIGPDGHNIEVVCQKSEA; encoded by the coding sequence ATGTTTGACCACGTCAAATTCGGAGTCAGTGACTATGCAGTGAGCAAAGCGTTCTTCCTCAAGGCGCTCGAACCGCTTGGCGTGGCTGTTGTCTCGGAGGGGCCTCCGACGTACGGGGTCGAGCTTAGCTCACCTGAGGGTAAGGCTTCATTGTGCCTGTACCAAACCGAGGAGAAGCCGGCGCATCTTCACCTGGCGTTCAGGGCCGAAAATCGCCAGCAAGTCGAAGCTTTCTATCGCGCGGCTCTGGAGTCGGGTGGCAAAGACAATGGTGCGCCTGGTCTGCGCCCGCACTATCATGCGAACTACTATGCAGCTTTCGTCATTGGTCCGGACGGGCACAACATCGAAGTGGTTTGCCAAAAATCCGAGGCCTAA